The sequence TCGATCGCGGCCTTTTCCCGGAGAGACGCGGGCATTGCATCCCACCAGTCCGGCTGATTCGCGATCTGCCGCAACACGGTCTCGTCGTGGAGATTGATCGCCCAATGAAATGCCGTTGTCCGCGGCATATCTTCGGGGAAGAGCGTGGCCTCCTGAACAAACTCCTTCAGCGCTAAAGGGGGATCGCGGTCCAGGAGTTGCCTTCCCCGGATGTAATGCGCGGTTCTGAGCGGAGGCTCTTGGGTAGCGGCATCGGCCAGAGCTTGCACGGCTGTGGTATCACGCCTCAACTCCGCCCGAATGAACGTCTCCCAAAGAGCCACCTCAGCTTCCGTGGAAGCATGCTGAGCCAGGAGAGATTTCACATCATAATCCGCCAAGCGACCCCTGCTTTGGTAATCCTCCCAGGTCGTAACTTTGATCTCCAAGACTTGGCAAAGATGCTGAATCTCTTTCGTGGTCCGATGCAGCCAACGAACCAACTCATAAGGCTGAGGCTGCTCTGCTCGATGCAGGCTTTGCCAATCCTGCCGCAATCTTTGCTCCAAAGGATCGACCGAGGCCTCACGACGTTCTGGAGTGAGCGCAATGATGAGCCAAGCCGCCAGAAAACTGAAAATCACGATGCCTGCAGCCAAACGCTTCAGCAGCCATGTTTGATGGCTCCAATAATGAATCTGTGAACGCCACCCGTGAATCATAAGGAGAGAGCTTGACCGTGAAGCTGACAGATGGCGGATTCCTCAGCGGCACAGGTTCCCTGCTCGGTGACCAGCCCCGTGATAAGGCGTGCCGGAGTGACATCGAAGGCATAATTAGCCGCCTCCGAACCCGGCGCAACGATGCGCAGATTCTCCACGCGACCCTCGGTGGTCATCCCTTCCATCTCGGTCACTTCTTCCCCACCTCGTTGCTCGATAGGAATCCCCGAAACTCCATCTCGAAGTGTCCAATCGAAAGTCGAACTCGGCAGCGCCACATAAAAGGGCACTCCATTGTCCCAGGCAGCGAGAGCTTTGAGATACGTGCCAATTTTGTTCGCCACATCTCCACTTCTCGTCACTCGATCCGCCCCTGTGAGCACCAAATCCACAAGGCCATGCTGCATCAGGTGGCCCCCGGTATTGTCCGCAATCACCGTATGAGGCACCCCCTGCTGAGCCAACTCCCAGGCCGTCAATCGTGCTCCCTGATTACGCGGGCGAGTTTCGTCCACCCAGACATGCATCGGAATCCCCGCTGCATGCGCAGCATAGATCGGCGCGGTCGCAGAACCATGATCCACAAAGGCCAGCCAGCCTGCATTGCAATGCGTGAGGATGTTGATCACCTGTCCTGGTTTGCGGGCGGCGATCTCCTCAATGATCTTCAATCCATGCCGACCAATGGCGGCACAAGCCGCTGCATCCTCATCTGCAATCGCCTCCGCCTCCTGACGCGCCGTTTCGACACGCTGCTCGAAACCTACTTTTGCAATCGCCGCGCGCTGACGTTTCACCGCCC is a genomic window of Prosthecobacter debontii containing:
- the mtnA gene encoding S-methyl-5-thioribose-1-phosphate isomerase, whose amino-acid sequence is MLVSGVPHRTIWLHEEAVRIIDQRRLPWTFELLDLRTVAEVAEAIRDMAVRGAGLIGATAGYGMWLAAREAQTQEELQSFAELLVATRPTAVNLSWAVKRQRAAIAKVGFEQRVETARQEAEAIADEDAAACAAIGRHGLKIIEEIAARKPGQVINILTHCNAGWLAFVDHGSATAPIYAAHAAGIPMHVWVDETRPRNQGARLTAWELAQQGVPHTVIADNTGGHLMQHGLVDLVLTGADRVTRSGDVANKIGTYLKALAAWDNGVPFYVALPSSTFDWTLRDGVSGIPIEQRGGEEVTEMEGMTTEGRVENLRIVAPGSEAANYAFDVTPARLITGLVTEQGTCAAEESAICQLHGQALSL